The proteins below come from a single Caenibius sp. WL genomic window:
- a CDS encoding EthD domain-containing protein — translation MTVTVITLLKRRAGMNKADFIAYYEDTHRRIGEQVLAGHATRYVRRFLHPLDGQDRHDDADVVMEIDFPDEAARDACFAALAEPATAAMIAQDEERLFDRTRIRTFAVEERQSDLPPLPR, via the coding sequence ATGACCGTCACCGTCATCACTCTGCTCAAGCGGCGTGCGGGCATGAACAAAGCCGATTTCATCGCCTATTACGAAGACACGCATCGCCGCATCGGCGAGCAGGTGCTGGCAGGCCACGCCACCCGCTACGTTCGCCGGTTCCTGCATCCGCTTGACGGGCAGGACCGCCACGACGATGCCGACGTGGTGATGGAAATCGACTTTCCCGATGAAGCCGCGCGCGATGCCTGCTTTGCCGCGCTGGCCGAACCTGCCACTGCCGCGATGATCGCGCAGGACGAGGAACGCCTGTTCGACCGCACCCGCATCCGCACGTTCGCGGTGGAGGAACGGCAGTCGGATCTGCCGCCCCTCCCTCGCTGA